In one window of Hevea brasiliensis isolate MT/VB/25A 57/8 chromosome 10, ASM3005281v1, whole genome shotgun sequence DNA:
- the LOC110665418 gene encoding probable protein phosphatase 2C 58 — MTSREILHKMKVKAGFCSSSETGKGKSKMSKHITHGYHLMKGKSNHAMEDYVFSDFKQVNNNELGLFAIFDGHLGHDVANYLQTHLFDNILKEHDFWTDTESAIRRAYHTTDVEILEKAFVLGKGGSTAVTAILINGQKLVVANVGDSRAVISKNGVAKQLSVDHEPSKEKNTIESRGGFVSNLPGDVPRVDGQLAVARAFGDKSLKIHLSSEPDVAEETIDDDTEFIILASDGIWKVMSNQEAVDTIKDIKDAHSAAKRLIDEAVSRKSKDDISCIVVRFQ, encoded by the exons ATGACTAGCAGAGAAATTCTGCACAAGATGAAG GTGAAGGCCGGATTTTGTTCATCGTCTGAGACAGGAAAAGGCAAAAGCAAAATGTCAAAGCATATCACACATGGTTATCACTTGATGAAGGGAAAATCAAATCATGCCATGGAAGATTATGTATTTTCTGATTTCAAGCAAGTAAATAACAATGAGTTGGGTTTATTTGCAATATTTGATGGCCATTTGGGCCATGATGTTGCAAATTACTTGCAAACCCATTTGTTTGACAATATTTTGAAAGAG CATGACTTCTGGACAGATACAGAGAGTGCAATAAGGAGAGCTTATCATACAACGGATGTTGAAATACTGGAAAAAGCATTTGTCTTGGGTAAAGGAGGATCAACTGCTGTTACAGCAATCCTGATCAATGGTCAGAAGCTGGTAGTAGCAAATGTGGGAGATTCTCGGGCTGTCATATCCAAGAATGGCGTGGCCAAACAACTATCTGTCGATCATGAACCAAGCAAAGAAAAGAATACGATAGAGAGTCGTGGTGGTTTTGTGTCAAACCTTCCTG GGGATGTTCCACGTGTTGATGGACAGCTAGCCGTTGCAAGGGCATTTGGTGATAAGAGCTTGAAGATACACCTTAGTTCAGAACCTGATGTGGCTGAAGAGACAATCGATGATGACACAGAGTTCATCATTCTGGCAAGTGATGGGATATGGAAG GTGATGTCAAACCAAGAAGCAGTGGATACTATAAAAGACATCAAAGATGCTCATTCAGCTGCAAAGCGCTTGATAGACGAGGCAGTTTCTAGAAAAAGTAAGGATGACATATCTTGCATAGTTGTAAGATTTCAGTGA
- the LOC110665396 gene encoding non-specific lipid-transfer protein 13-like, with amino-acid sequence MAHIVLILILLVSGLRSMVQPVTLENESPQRQHLERESLCEPVFEYFPACIDFLTSTKCEKPSFQCCVNVAELNLLAKEGIGPRWICWCIEYMVEGLKPPLNATRISELPIKCHTHLSFPISEGMDCDKV; translated from the exons ATGGCTCACATTGTTCTGATACTTATTCTCCTAGTTTCAGGGTTGAGGAGCATGGTTCAGCCTGTCACGCTTGAAAATGAGAGCCCCCAGAGGCAACATCTGGAAAGGGAATCTTTGTGTGAGCCAGTGTTCGAGTACTTCCCCGCTTGCATAGATTTTCTCACAAGCACTAAATGTGAAAAACCATCTTTCCAATGTTGTGTCAATGTTGCTGAACTAAATTTATTAGCTAAGGAAGGAATTGGACCACGGTGGATTTGCTGGTGCATTGAATACATGGTGGAAGGTCTGAAGCCTCCGTTAAATGCCACCCGTATCAGTGAACTTCCAATTAAGTGTCACACACATCTTAGTTTCCCCATTTCTGAGGGCATGGACTGTGACAA GGTTTAA
- the LOC131169436 gene encoding protein ARABIDOPSIS THALIANA ANTHER 7-like, whose protein sequence is MNRLVSFLIVTVLVSGSAMSYQKQWDFSYCGDVVSNFIPCLGFIQGQMDDPTKECCWGVLTLNSIAKQNHSAPQIICKCIEEIALGFSKRTKYSKTCFEAIVPSQQDV, encoded by the exons GTTCCTGATAGTTACAGTCCTAGTTTCAGGATCAGCTATGAGTTATCAGAAGCAATGGGATTTCAGTTATTGTGGAGATGTGGTCAGCAACTTCATTCCATGCTTAGGATTTATTCAAGGGCAAATGGATGACCCAACAAAGGAATGCTGTTGGGGTGTCCTGACACTCAATAGTATAGCAAAGCAGAATCATAGTGCTCCACAGATTATCTGCAAGTGCATCGAGGAAATTGCACTTG GATTTAGTAAAAGGACAAAGTATTCTAAGACTTGTTTTGAGGCTATAGTACCAAGCCAACAAGATGTGTAG